Below is a genomic region from Trichomycterus rosablanca isolate fTriRos1 chromosome 15, fTriRos1.hap1, whole genome shotgun sequence.
cacttttcaaaaaaattgggacgggggcaatttagggctagtaatgaggtgaaaacactaaataatgatgtgatgtcaacaggtgattgtaatcatcgtttggtacaaaagcagcatccaggaaaggctgagtctctgatgtgtaaagatgatcagaggatctgaagtttgtttaaaaacaatgaacctcaaagaaagatgggaagggatttgcatgttctccctctacagtacataatatcattaaaccattcactaacgagacaaaataaaagctgaaacactgaatcactcggtctcctcggtgccaaaatgtcttttaagtgtggtgaaaaggaacgacgacattacaaagtggtaaatgctttaccgccccaactttttttaatgcaggaatggatgtttattaataaatgaaacatgaaatatctcagattcatcctgtctgacatcaaatgtaagaaactcatgCTGAATATtgaggtggtaaaacaatgaataaataaaaataaaataaaaacacttaccAGCCAGAGTACAAAGAAGCAATATGAGTGTTAACATattgcacagatttctccaaTGGTTTGATGTTGACCACAAGTGTTGGTCCTTCTGCGCTGTGTGGACTTCAGGCACTGAGCGTTTTCAAGATACGCTTAAGTCTCTGTATCTTTAATACATAACTAATAACTTATCAGTTTTATTGTGTGAGACTTTGGACCTAAACTCGTGTTTATCTGGATATTTTGACAACAATGTCCATAAATTATTTATCTAGGACAAAAATTCCACCAACACAACACGTTACACAACTCAATAAAGTAATGGGAAAACTTAATCTGTCAGGTGTCTCAGGGAGGCTTTGGCGACTCCTGGTTGAGCTGAAGGGAACTGCCCCAGATGTTTCCCTAATGGCTCAACCAATAGATTTTCCCCTGATTGTCTGTTTATGTAACCTGTTTGTTTCCTATTGATCTTACTTGTTGATGTTACCTGTCACCTGTCTGACCTTCCCCGGTTCCTGTTCATGTTACCTGTCTGACCTTCCCCTTTTTCTGTTGATCATACTTGTTGACCCCACGACTTCTGAGAGCAGCTCTTGTACAACCCcaacacgttctctattggggacaggtcaggagtgcagacaggccagtccggTACCCGTACCTTCTTGTTCCGCAGCCATGCTtttataatgtgtgcagcaggtggttttgcatcgaaaagacgacgtcttgaaggcggcacgtgttgctctaagatctcgatgtacttttctgcattaatgctgcatcacagatgTCTAAATGAGCTTTACTAAGGGCGCCGACACGCCCCATACCGTGATAGaccctggattttggacttgtcgctgataacagtctggacggtcctttttCGTCTtgctgattcatttgaccacaatacacatttccactgtgtgacggtccatcctagatgcctccaagcccagagaagtcgacgccgcttgaggacatggttaacataaggcttcttttttgcacagtaaagttttaagtatcatttgtgcagtaactctgtattgtagagcttgataaaggtttgataaactaatccttcacccatgtggttatatcagctgttgttgagtggaggttcttgatgcggtgccgtctgagggatggaagatcacaggcgttcaggttaagcttacacccttggcctttatgtactgaaattcctcccgattccttgaatggtttaacgATATTATGgcctgtagagggagaaatatgcaaatccctaaACATCTCCTGAAAATTATTTAATTCTGAACTCGTAGTACTTCTATGGGCTTGGAAGTAACTGTGCCAAACAACTGGGCGTGGTTCCTAGGTgtcagtaaatgtaaattatcaaaaaaatgtatttgtatacaaATTGTTGATGTAATTTCCCCCATTtgctcccagtctagtcgtctCTCATAAGAACCTTCAGATCATCAAAGCACAGGCTCTATTGGACAAGCAGTCAGCAATGGAGTCTTGCAGAGAGCCGCAGGGTGTATGGAGCAGCACACTTATCCCTCCACATCGTCCATCACAAGTACAAGCGCCTCGACCAAACGGCAAAGGGCGCGATTCCCTTTTGTGCTAAACTGTCTGGTCCAATCGTCTCATCATTAACTAGATTTGATCTTTGAAGAAATGTAAGAAGTGGATTTTAGCTCGGAGGGGTTGGGAACTTGGGCAGCACTGAAATGATTTGGACATTTACAAGTCAAGCTACGCAGGGATTAAAGAAAACGTAAATCTGGTCTTAAATCGCACACTTACGTGTGATTGGTGCACTACGAAGGGTGTAGATACACACCATGTAGCACAAACACTGGGGTTTGGGATGCTGCCTGGACATCTGTAAACATGTCCACCACCTTTTTAAAGTGTCAGTGTATAAGATAGCACACATCAAAGAGAACTGAATCAAACGGTAAGTCTAGTTCCTAAAGCTCTTGACTGGTTTTAGAGAGTCTGTTAGACTTTCCCCGGGCGAGAATCCAGTCGGAGGTGGTCGGCATGGCGAGACTACGCAAGCCGTCCATCAGTTGAGTGACCCGGCATCTCAGACTCTCAGACTCTGCGGTCTGGACTGAGCGACGGAAGTGAACGGTCAAGTGATTTGTCGACTCGTCATGCCTCGTGATTCGCCTTTGATTCAATACAATCAATTACAATCTTTATTCAAGGTTCTAGGGTTCAAATCTCTGGGCAGTCAGTGCGCTCTctgtgcaggtcccaagccggGACACAGTAAGAGGTCGAGTCAGGAATTGCATCCAGGTACGAGGACAAGAGTGGTCCACTGTTCTGACCCCTAAGTAAGGGAGCAGCgttgtcatttccaattccctgatTGGAACTTGCTGGAGGAGTCAGTTTGCCTCGGTCACTACAACAGCAAACGGACTCTAGACGTCTCAAACTCGACTGGCTCGAATCTATTAAACGGTTCAGCGCCAACTTCTGGTTGAGTGTTCTGGTTTTAGGGCTTTTAGGGCATTTAGGAAACGATCTTTAGTTATTTGTTCACCCAGACAAACAAAGCTTTGCTACAGAAGACACGTTATTGATGGATTTATTGAAGTTTCACTCTGCAGGGGGTGGACGGTGTTTGAAGGGGTTGGGGACGGCCTCGGAAAGGGCGGAGAACATCCCGCGCAGACGTCTGCGAAACTTCTTGGAGGATGATGCCGATACCGCTGGTGTTCCACGTGAACCTGCAGAAGAGAAGTGAACAACGATTGATGCTTTATTCCATGATGTGTGAGGGTTCTAGCTTACACCCTGAGAACCTTAACTTACCCTCCTGCAGATCTTTACTTGAGGACCTCTGATGGCTGACGGACTCCAGGCAGACAGGATGCACTTTGTTCGATCTCTTAAGGTCCGAGGACGAATCAGAACAAACGGACGTCATTAATCAGAACAACAGATCAGGACTTTATGAGGTAGTGAGTCTCCTCCTTACCTTCAGGTATAGGATGAACTTGTGGGCTTTATTCGCTTGGATAACAGGAAGCCCAGATCCTCTCTTCTCCACGGGTGCAGGAACCTCATCTGGAACACAGGTGTCGCTCACCTGGACAATTTTACCCGCTGGCTGACGGACCAGAGCACTGCAAGCTGGTGTTGGTGATCTGCCAGGCTTGGTGCTCACGGTACGGACGTCCGAAATGGAGGAGCTCCCGGAGCTTGTCTTAAAAGACTCCATCACTAATCTTCCAAGCGTTCGGGTTAAACCGCCCACCGCGACTGTAAAGTTGTCATGGATGCAAGTGGACCATCCTGTGTGGGCTGGTACAACAGAGCTCAGAGATTGGCCGAGTACGTCAACGAGTAGCCGCCTGATCGATTTCTCCACAAACATCATGAGCAAAGATTCCTGAAGAGATTCCTCCTGCTCAACGTTCCTCACCAATGCCGTGTCGAGAATGGAGTCTGACCGGCTGCGATGATCATGTGATAATTCAGGTGTCTCATTTCTTGGGGAATCGGATCTTCTGAGTGCCGAAACAAATCCCCGTACCCTTTCCTGCACTCTTCTGTAGAGTCTTCTGGCTGAGGAACACAACTACCCCGGTCTAGGTGTCtcctccacaactctggaagtAGCCGCCTCGAGAGGAACGTCCGGCTGCACATCTGCAACCGGGTCCTCGAGCAGATCCGCCTCCTTTACTGTGGTCGACGCGCTTTTGGAGGACGAGGAGCTCTGGGTTGAGCTCTCCTCATCCACACAAGCTCCAATCATGGAATTGGAAACAACAGCACTGACAAGAATGGAATCTGACCGGCTGCAATGACCATGTGATTGTTTAGACGTCTCTTTCCTTGGGGAATCAAATCTTCTGAGCGCCGAAACAAATCCACGTACCCCTTTCTGCACTCTTTTGAAGAAACTTCTCGCTGAGGAAAACAACTTACCTGGTATAGGTGTCTCTTCCACAACTCTGGAAGCAGTCGCCTCGAGAAGAACGTCCGGCTGCACGTCTGCAACCGGGTCCTCGAGCAAATCTGCCTCCTTTACTGTGGTTGACGCATTTTCGGAGGACGAGGAGCTCTGGGTTGAGCTCTCTTCATCCACACCAAGCGTTCCCTGATTGGACAGTTTAGCCATTTCAGTTGATGAAGGTGC
It encodes:
- the LOC134329372 gene encoding uncharacterized protein LOC134329372, translated to MMFVEKSIRRLLVDVLGQSLSSVVPAHTGWSTCIHDNFTVAVGGLTRTLGRLVMESFKTSSGSSSISDVRTVSTKPGRSPTPACSALVRQPAGKIVQVSDTCVPDEVPAPVEKRGSGLPVIQANKAHKFILYLKRSNKVHPVCLESVSHQRSSSKDLQEGSRGTPAVSASSSKKFRRRLRGMFSALSEAVPNPFKHRPPPAE